TTCTTGAGCATAGAAGACGCCTACCACTGGATTTGGGTAATGGATTCCGGATTGTTGTTTCGCTGCACGGATTCGGTTTTGCCGTCTTTGATGGTGACGACCACATCGGCGATTCGCACAATCGATGAATTATGCGTTACCACAATCACGGTTTTGCGGTATTGGCGAGACATCCGCATCAGAAGTTTTAGGACCGACTGTCCGGTTTTGGAATCCAACGCGCCTGTAGGTTCGTCGCACAGCAGCAGCTGCGGGTTCTTGCACAGGGCTCGCGCAATGGCCACACGTTGGAGCTGGCCGCCGGACAATTCTTGTGGGAAGGCATGGATTTTCTCGCCGAGACCAACGTCGGAGAGGACGGCTTGCGGATCGAAATTCTTTCCGCCGAAGCGTGCGACCATTTCCACATTTTCTAGAATGGTGAGGTTGGGGATGATGTTATAGAATTGGAACACAAAGCCGATGGAGTTGCGGCGATACTGTGTCAAGGCGCGTTCCCTCATGTCGGATATATCAGTGCCATCGACTGTGATGGAACCTGATGTGGGTGAGTCCATGCCGCCCAACATGTTGAGCAGCGTGGACTTTCCCGCGCCGCTCTGCCCAAGGACCACACAGAAATCACCCTCGTCGAGGGAGAAGCTGACATGATCCAAGGCCATAGTCTGCACGTCATTGCTGTTGTATTGTTTAGTCAGATTGATGACGTCAATGAACGACATGGTGTTTCTCCTTGCATAAGCTTTAGGATCCCGACTAGCAGTCGCTTGATGGACTGGAAGGTCGGCGTATCCGGTATGGTGTCGGGATTCGCAAATTTCTCACGCAGTATGCCGTTGAGCCCGTATACGATGAAGCATGACAGCTCATGCACATCCACCGCGGCCTCACGCGACGCGACGCCTTTCCTTTCCAGCAATTCGTTAATGATGTGTTCCGCCATAGGAATCTCTTCCGTCATCATGGTCATGCTGATGGTATCTAGAATCTGCTTGTTATCACCATGGTCCAGAAGATTGCGATACCTGTTGAAGTCGCATTCCACTGATTCGATGAGACGGTCAATCTTCCGTTCGGGATCGAGTGTTTCGTCGCGTACGATGCTCCATCGCTGGTCTAACTGCTGCTTGACGATGTGCTGCATGGCCGCTTCGTAGATATCCTGCTTTGACGCGAAATAGTAATAGAACAGGCCGGGGCCCGACGCGTCAGCCTCCTGAATGATGCTCCGGACGGACAGGCCTTCATACCCTTTCTCCAAAAGCATGCGTGAAGCTATGTCAATCATCTGCTCTTTGCGTTTGTCGTACTTAAGCATCCAAGCTCCCTGTCCCGCACATTAATTGAACGATGTTCAAAAACACTACTACGGCACCACAGTCACGTCAACGCATTGGCTTTATTTCACGCCCTTCTCTCCGCTGTCAGCGTAAATAGAGATGGAAATCGGCGACCGCTGCACAAGCCGAGAGGTGATCCAGCAACCACCGATTATCTTCCGCGCATTCATCGCAACAGTTCCCGACAGTGGGCGCACGAGCAAGAGACACGCTACGAGCCACCCCCTCTAGGCCGCTCCGCGTGCCAGCGTCCTGTAACGACGAACGGCTCGACGTCCAACATTCCCATTACGCGACTGCCGTCTCACCTTCGCCTACAAACAGTCCACTGGACTGACTGCTTCACGGCTCAATCGTCTGAGGAGACAGCTCGCCCATTATGGACAATGAATCAACGTCCTCTGGCTTTCGTTCATGTCCGTGGCCGTTATCCACAGGCCGTCCTACGTAAGCCCGTAGCGTTCGCGCAGCATGTCGAACGCGTGCAGGCCCTCGCGCATCGCTGCCCGGTATTCGTCGTCGTCCGCCGCGCTGTTGAGGTTGGCGGCGATGGCGAACGCTTCGGATACGAGGCGTTCCATGTCGTGCGTGGACAGATTCTCCGGGTGTCTTTCTCGTCCGTCATCGAGGAAGGGCGGGTGGTTCTCCATCGCGGCGCGCCATTCCTGGACGGCGAGGCTGCGGCGCGGGACATGGGGATCGCGGTCGCCTACCTGCCCGGCACGGCCATGCGCAGGACCGCACAGCTGTTGCCCGGGGACGCGAAGACCGACCGCAGGGACGCGCATGTGATCGCGTGGGCCGCGCTCAAACTGCCCGAGACGCTCAGGGACGCGGGAAGCGACGACGAGACCCTCGCCGCACTGAGAATGCTCGCCGGCCACGACGAGGACCTCGCCCACGAATCCACGCGCCACGTCAACCGCCTGCGGAGCCTGCTCCTGCAGACCCACCCCACGTTCGAACGCGTCCTGAAAGGGGAACGCGCCACCCGCGACGCGACGCTCGCGCTGCTCGAACGGTACGGCGGCCCCGCGGGCATGGAACGGGTCGGGATCGAGGACGTGAAGGACTGGGCCGGGTCCAACGGGCTTCGCGCCGGCCGCATCATCGACGACATGTTCAAGGCCATCGGCGAGCAGACCGTCACCGTGCCCGGCACCGGCATGGCCGAGACCATCATCCCCTCCATCGCCCGCGACATCAAGGCCATCAAGGACCGGCGGCGCGAGGTCGGGCGCCAGGTCGAGAAGCTCCTGGAGGACCACCCTCTTCTCACGGTCCCGGCGTCGATGCCCGGGATAGGCGTCAGGACCGCAAGTAACATCCTGCTCGGCATCGGCGGCGACATCGCCAACTTCAAAAGCGCGGCCCACCTGGCCGCCTACGCCGGCATCGCACCGGTCACCGGCCAGTCCGGCACCAGCATCAAGGGCGAGAGACCGGCAAGGGGCGGCAACAAACGACTCAAGAACGCGCTATGGCAGTCCTCGTTCGTCGTCAGCACCAAACACCCGCCCTCCATCGCCTATTACAAACGCAAACGCGAACAAGGCAAACACCACAACGCCGCCGTCATCTGCCTCGCCCGACGCCGATGCGACGTGATCTACAGCATGCTCAAGAACGGCGCCCTCTACCAGGGACCAGCCCTCGCCGCCTGAACCGGGCCACACGGGAAAAGACGCCGGACGCCACCGGCAGGGCGAAGCACGCCCACGACAACCAACCGGAAACCAAAACGCCAGCCCTACAGAGTTGACAAAAACATAGGAACACCCCCCATCACACCGTCGGCCTGTTTGATTGTGCGATTTTGTGCGAATGGCTCACACGGTTCTTGGTGAGAACCGTTCGCTGCGTACCTAACCCTAGAACCGGATCAGCGCCTTGATGACCTTGCGCTGGTCCATCGCCTCGTAGGCGTCTTGGATATGGTCGAGGTCGTATTCGTCGGTGAACACGCGGCCGGGGTTGATTTCGCCCTTGAGCACCGCGTCGAGCAGTCCGCAGTCAAGGTCGTAGTGGCGCACGGGGGCCGGGCCGCCCTTGATGCCGATGTTGCCGTAGAACGTGCCTTCGGCGCTGATCTCCACGTCATGCGGCAGGCCCACACGGCCGATCACGCCACCGCGGCGAATCAGGCCAATCGCCGTGTCGAAGGACTGCTTGGAGCCCACGCATTCGAGAACTGCGTCGGCACCGTAACCGCCGGTCATTCCTAGCACCTTGTCAATAGCTTCTTGGCCGCGCTCGGGCACGATATCAGTCGCACCAAATTCGCGGGCGAGCGCCGCGCGATCCTCGTGACGGCTCATGGCGATGATGCGTTTCGCACCGAGCATCTTAGCGGCAATCACACCGCACAGGCCGACTGCACCATCGCCCATGACCACGGCGGTGTCACCGGGCTTGACCTCGGCAGAAGCCGCCGCGTGATAACCGGTGGACATCACATCGGAAATGGTCAGCAGCGATGCGAGCTG
The window above is part of the Bifidobacterium longum subsp. infantis ATCC 15697 = JCM 1222 = DSM 20088 genome. Proteins encoded here:
- a CDS encoding TetR/AcrR family transcriptional regulator; this encodes MLKYDKRKEQMIDIASRMLLEKGYEGLSVRSIIQEADASGPGLFYYYFASKQDIYEAAMQHIVKQQLDQRWSIVRDETLDPERKIDRLIESVECDFNRYRNLLDHGDNKQILDTISMTMMTEEIPMAEHIINELLERKGVASREAAVDVHELSCFIVYGLNGILREKFANPDTIPDTPTFQSIKRLLVGILKLMQGETPCRSLTSSI
- a CDS encoding ABC transporter ATP-binding protein, translating into MSFIDVINLTKQYNSNDVQTMALDHVSFSLDEGDFCVVLGQSGAGKSTLLNMLGGMDSPTSGSITVDGTDISDMRERALTQYRRNSIGFVFQFYNIIPNLTILENVEMVARFGGKNFDPQAVLSDVGLGEKIHAFPQELSGGQLQRVAIARALCKNPQLLLCDEPTGALDSKTGQSVLKLLMRMSRQYRKTVIVVTHNSSIVRIADVVVTIKDGKTESVQRNNNPESITQIQW
- a CDS encoding zinc-dependent alcohol dehydrogenase family protein, producing MTEMMKAAIFVEPGKMAVEEVPKATREQDDDIVIRVVRTCVCGSDLWFFRGLSGQAAHSQVGHESIGVVEEVGAAVESVKPGDFVVVPFPYSCGKCPVCKAGFESVCPHGGYFSACQAEYLRVPEADGTVVKVPGSPEDYSDEQLASLLTISDVMSTGYHAAASAEVKPGDTAVVMGDGAVGLCGVIAAKMLGAKRIIAMSRHEDRAALAREFGATDIVPERGQEAIDKVLGMTGGYGADAVLECVGSKQSFDTAIGLIRRGGVIGRVGLPHDVEISAEGTFYGNIGIKGGPAPVRHYDLDCGLLDAVLKGEINPGRVFTDEYDLDHIQDAYEAMDQRKVIKALIRF